Within Candidatus Eremiobacterota bacterium, the genomic segment TCTGCGCCACCTTGAGCAGGACAGGGAGAAGGCCCTCCCTTCCGATGAGCTGCTTGCTGATGATTTCGTGAAAGGAGCCCCCTGGAAGGGCGCCGTCGGCGCTCTATGGGCGGCCCTGGTGCTCAATCTCATTCTCACGCTCGCAGCTCTGGGAATAGGCATCATGCTGCTTCTCAGGCAGTGAGAAACAGCGGGCCCTACCCGTCCGCCGGGAAGCCCGGAAGGAGGAATCGCGTGGCAGAGGCAATCGTAGAGTGCATACCAAATTTTTCCGAGGGACAGAGGGATGAGGTGATAAAGGGAATTGCAGAAAAGTTCAGCTCCGTCGCGGGGTGCAAACTGCTTGACTGCAAGCCTGACAAGGATCACAACAGGACCGTTTATACCATAATCGGGTCGGCGGCGGCGGTGAAAGAGGCAGTCCTCAATGCCATTGGATATGCCGCGGAGCATATTGACATGGAGTGCCACCGGGGAGAGCATCCCCGTATTGGAGCCTGTGATGTAGTGCCTTTTGTTCCCATTGCCCGGTGCACCATGGAGGAGTGTGTAGCCCTCTCAAAGGAGGTGGCCTCCGAGATATGGAAGCGCCATGGCATCCCGGTATATCTTTACGAGGAATCGGCGGCAAAGCCCGAGAGAAGGAACCTTGCAGACATAAGAAAAGGTGAGTATGAAGTCCTCAAGCGCGAGATTTCGCTGGAAGGCCGCAAGCCTGATGTGGGCGAAGCCAGGCTTCATCCCAAGGCAGGCGCTGCCGTGGTAGGTGCGAGGAAGGCCCTCATCGCCTATAACATCAACCTCAGCACCTCCAACATCAAGATTGCCAAGGAGATTGCAAAGAGGGTAAGGGCACGATCGGGGGGGCTTGCCTATGTGAAGGCGCTTGGAGTCATGCTCAAGGAGAGAAATATTGCCCAGGTCTCAATGAACCTCACGGACTTTTCAAAGAGCGCTGTCTACACGGTCTTTGAAATGGTCAAGAGCGAGGCGACACGGTATGGCGTCCACCCTGTGGGGAGCGAGGTCATTGGCCTTCTTCCGCTGGAAGCCCTCGTGGAGGTGGCCCGCTTCTATCTCAGGATTGAGGAGTTTCAGACCGCACAGATTCTGGAGACCCACCTGATGGACCTTTAGCAGTACCAGCCTTTCCGGGAGGTTGCGATGAAAGAGCGTGTCGATGTCATCGTGAGAGCCGGGCAGCTTGTGACCTGCAGCCCCGGGGGCGCGCCCCGCAAAGGAGCGGCAATGAGGGACGTGGCGGTCCTGGCGCCTGGCGCCCTGGCCGTCAGGGATGGGATCATAAGGGCGGTGGGGACGCCGCAGCAGATCGAATCATCCTTTGAGGTCTCCTCCGAGGGATTCATTGAAGGGGCTCTTGTCATTCCCGGCCTTGTTGATGCCCATACCCACCCCGTTTTTGCCGGAACAAGGATTGATGAGTATTTTCTCCGTGCGCAAGGGGCTACTTACCTGGAGATTCACCGCCAGGGCGGCGGGATACTGAGCACGGTCCGTGCCACCCGTGCAGCCTCTGACGAGGCTCTGCTGGAGCTTCTTCTTCCCCGGCTCGACATGATGCTCATGCATGGCACCACCACCGCTGAGGCAAAGAGCGGCTACGGCCTGTCAGCCTCCGAGGAACTGCGGGAGCTCCGCATCCTCAAGGAAGGGGCACGGCGCCATCCCCTGGAGCTGGTGAGCACATTCCTGGGAGCCCACACGGTCCCCTCGGAGTTCAGCGAAGACCGCGGGGGGTATCTTGACGAGATATGCTCCGTGATGCTCCCTGCGGTAAAACAGCAGGAACTGGCGGCCTTTGTGGATGTCTTCTGCGAGGAGGGGGCTTTCTCTCTCGAGGAGACAGAGAAGATATTCTGTGCCGCCCGGGATCTCGGCCTCGGGCTCAAGATCCACGCGGAACAGTTCTCCTCGCGGGGGAGCGCCCTTATGGCGGCACGCATGGGGGCTGTCTCATGCGATCACCTCCTCCGCCTTTCCAGCCAGGATATTGAGGCATTGAGGGGACTCTTTACGGTCCTGGTCTTCATGCCGGGGACCGAGCTTTTCCTCAACATTCACGAGTACGGCCCGGCGCGCGAGGCCATTGACAGCGGTCTGGCCGTCGCCCTGGGGACCGACTTCAACGCGGGGAGCTGCCTCTCGGAGTCAATGCCGATGGCCATGGCTCTCGCGGTGCTGCAGATGAGGCTTGCACCGGGCGAAGCCCTCATTGCCTCCACCGTCAATTCAGCCCATTCCCTCGGGAAAGGCCACCTCGTGGGGAGCCTTGAGCCCGGGAAACAGGCTGACATGGTCTTCATTGACTGCGGGGACTACCGGGAATGGCTTTATCATTTTGGCGTCACCATGGTGAGCCATGTAATGAAAAAGGGCTCCATGGTCTTTACCAGGGGAGCTGTGGCCCGCCCCGGGGTATGAAGCCCATCGGGGCTTGGAGAATTCCAGTGAAGGAGCAGCCATGTTAAAAGACAAGACCGTAAGTGAGTTTCTGAAAGCTCTTTCCTCTGCTTCGCCGGCGCCGGGCGGGGGATCGGCCAGCGCCCTCGGGGGGGCGATGGCTGTCGGACTCTTCGAGATGGCCGTGCGCATCACTTATAAAAACGTACCGGAGCTCATAGATCCCTTTCTTGCGAAGCTTGTCCCTCTCAGGGAACAGGGAGTTTCCCTGATCGACGAGGATACGGAAGCCTTCAGGATAGTCATGGAAGCCTACGGGCTTCCCAAGGACGGCGAGGAAGAGAGGAAGGCGCGGAGCGTGAAGATTCAGGCGGCTCTCAGGAGGGCCACTGAGGTTCCCCTCAGGACGGCGGAAAACAGCCTTGCCCTTATGCAGGGGGGCCAGGAGCTCATTGCGCTCTGCCGTGAAAGCTGCATGTCTGATGCAGCCGTGGGATTTTTCCTTGCCGAGGCGGCCTTCAAGGGCGCTCTTGCCAACGTGGAGCTGAACCTCTCGTCACTGAAAGACGAGGCCTACGTGGGAGAAGTGCGGGAGAGAGTCCGGGTCATGAGAAAATGGCATGAGGAACAGGCCGGGGTGGTCCATCTTCTCATCGCCCACAGGCTCGGCTATTGAGCGCCGGAAGAGAAATATCGCCACACTCCCGCGGGGCGAGGATCCAGTGCCTCGATCCGGAAAGGGCTGAGGGGATCCTCAGGGCTTGGCGGAAGTGTTGAGCTTCTTTACAAGCCTGGATTTTTTCCTGGCTGCCTTGTTCTTATGGACAATACGCTTTGAGGCGGCCTTGTCGATGGTCACAACGGCTTCCCTGGCAAGCACTTTTGCCTCTTCGTTCTTTCCCTGGGCTATAGCGGCCTCGGTCTTCTTGAAGGCGGTCTTCACCTTTGATTTGGCGGCCACATTCTTGTCATGGCGCTTCTCTGACTGCTTGATTCTCTTTTCTGATGGTGATTTCTTGGCGGCAGGCACGTGTATCCTCCTTTATCCCGTGAAACTTAGGTTCCATGCAGCTTGTAAGGCGTTTTGAAAAAAACCTGATACATTATAGCATGGTGCCCGCGAATATGCAATATGTTCCCAGGAATTGGGGAGGATTTTTCGCTTCCCCCGGTAAAGCTATTCTTTCCTGTCCTGCAGCGCGGGACCCAATGCCGCGGGATTCAGGGATTTTGAGACCAGCGAGGCGGAGAGATGAAATCCAGCGTTTTAAGACTCCTCTTACTGTATTTCATTGTTTTTCTGCTCACCGGCCCCGCCTTTTCAGGGCCGGAAGCGGAAGAGGTTTTCCTCCATGGGGCCGATCTGGCGGGAAAGGGGGCTTATTATTCAGCCTGCGACGAATTTATGAAAGCCTCCGCCCTCTATGAGGCCGCAGGAGACAGGAACGGTCAGGCACGGGCTCTCTGCGAGGCAGGAAAGGTAATGGCCTTTCTTGGTGAATCATCGAGGGCCCTCGCGCTTTATAAGGATGCAAGGGCCAGGAGTCCTCAGGGGACAATGGCGGGACTTTACATGGCGGCCCTTGAGCTTGACCTCGGGAGCTATGATGAGGCTCTGGAGACCCTGCGCTCCTGTGACAAGGAAGCCACCCTCTGCAGGAAATTCCATGAGGGCCTTCTTTATTTTGAGACCGCCAGGGCTCTTGCCGGGAAAGGGGATAATGCGGGAGGGGCCCGTTATTTTCACAGGGCTCGAGAGGCGGCCCGGACCCGTCCCTGGCCTTTCCTTGAGGGCCTCTCGCTGGCCTTTGAAGGCACCTGCCGGGGGGACCTCCTTCAGCCCGAAAGAGCCCTTCCCCTTTTCCGCGAGGCCGAGGGATATACCGCCGGCGATCCCAGCCTCAGGGCTCTTGTTGCCTGGCGTGAGGGCGCGTATTTCCAGTCCCATGGCTCCCCTGAGGGAGCAGTGCTTAATTACCGGCAGGCAGTCGCCGCCGCCGGCGAGGAGGGAGGAAGGCTCCCTTTTGATGAGGCCCTCCTTTTCCCCTCTCCCGGAAGGGATATTTTCGAGAGCCTCATCATGCTGCTCATGGACGGGGGAAGAGAGGAGGAGGCTTATTATTACTGTCTTCTCTGCAAGGAGACTGATTTTGGCCTCTTCCTTGAGAGGAGCCTTCCCGGCACGAAAAGGGCCCCGGTAGTCCCTTCGCTTCAGGAAATCCGCTTTTCCCTGGCCCCCTCGGGGGCTCTGCTGGAATTTTTCACCGGCAGGAAGAGGTCATACTGCTGGTATATAGACAGCGACACTCTCGAGGGAAGGATCCTTGATCCGGCGAAGGGGGGTGTCGCAGAAGGTGCAGTGAGCCTGATTGCCGCTGCAAAAAGCCCTCTTTTCTTTGTGCCTGATGCGGGCCTTATTTCCTTTCCCTTTACCGCGCTTGTGGATTCAAAGGGTGTGCCCTATGGGACGAAGGCGACGGTAACCATTGTGCCCTCCACGGCCGAACTTGTTTACAGGGTCCCCGGCTCCCCGGCCGGGATGACTGCCTCTCTTCTGTGTGCCCTGGGTGAGTCCCCGGCTCTTCCGCCCCTTCCCGCCTCACTGGAGGAGCTTGCGGCAGTCTCGCCGTTCTGTGCCCCGAGGATTGTCTTGAGTGCCGGGGAGATGCGCCGTGACAGGGTTATCCCCCCCTTAAAAGATTCGCGCCTCGCTTTTCTTGCTACATGGACTCTGCGAAGGAACGGTTTTCCCGGGCTGACACTCGCCGACGGCCTCCTTCTTCCCTCTGATATCCTCTCGCTTCCCTCATCCCCGCCTCTTGTGGTGCTCTCTCTCTACAGCCCTCCCGGGAGCACAAGAAATGAGGGCGATATGCTCTTTTTCGTCAGATCGTTCTGCCGGGCGGGAAGCGCTGAGGTCTTCCTTGCAAGGGAAGGTGCTTCTCCCCAGGCAAGAAAAACTTTTCTTTCAGCTCTCTTCAAGGCGCTTCGCGACGGAGCCACACCGGATGAGGCCGTGAGGATGTGGCTTGGCAGGAATCCCGAGAACCGAAAGGATCCCTCCACGTGGAGCCCCTTCGTTCTCTTTTCCGTGTCACCGAAGGCAGGTGCCCGGCTCTAGTAATAGATGGTCCGTGTCAGGTGGTAGGGGAGGCGGCTCCCCTCCTGTCCCTTTTGCCAGAGAATCCAGTCAATTTCACATGCGCTCAGGGGCCTCCCCTTCTCATTCAGGCGCTCCTTCAGGCGCTCAACGGCGGTGACCGTGGCAGCTCTTATCTCTACTTCTTCAGGAGAGCCTGCCGGGAGAAAGATACGGGTGTCCACCTTACTGGCCAGTGGTGCGGAATAGGAGAGGATCCCGAGGCTCCTCAGCACCTGGGGGATTTTATAGTCGGCAAAGGCAGTGAGGCGCTCAAGGTTGTGAAAGAAGCCCCATTCCCTGCCGGAAAAAGTTCCGGCAAGGTCGCTCACCAGAATCTGGGCCCTCTTGAAAAAATACACTTTTTCACCACGGTAAAGGGCCTCGTCGTTGAAGGAGGGAAAGTGCCGTGCAACTTCTCCCGCCAGTGCCAGAGCGTCATGACCGGCCGACTCCACCAGCGCGGCAAAAGACCCGTCAAAATGCGTGATAAGGGCGGAGCCTGCTTCCCTCAGGTTCTGGAGGCGCTCCCTGAAGAGGGGAATTTCCGCCGTGCCGCCGAGAACCTCCCTGAGTGCCTCTTCGCTGAGGGTAGAGAGAAAGAGGGGATCCCAGAGGGGGATGCCCTTCAGGAATGCGCAGGTGAGGGCAGCGGCGAGGGCCCAGTAACCGTCAAGCCATCTATCCCGCCATGGGACTTTCCAGCGCGGCGCGCCGGGGTCGGGGAAAAAGCAGAAATTAAGAGCATCGAGCACCAGCACATACATGAGAGTCTTCCCGCTGCCGTCATAAAAATGCAGTTCCCTGTCCCATGGGGGCGGAGCAGTTTTGTCAAGGGCCATCCTCTCGGCTATGCCGTCAAGGGCCTTCTCGCTGATGAAAACATGCTCGGGTCTTGCAGTGACATGGGCGCAGGATTCTGCTATTTTCAGAATTTTTTCCACGGGAGTGCCTATTCTGCCACGATGAGGCCGGCCTGCTGGATGGAAAAGTCGAACTCCATGGCGATGGTTCTGGGGCTGCCCAGGAGGCCGTTCAGGGTCATGAGGTTCCTGATATCTTCATTGCTCACCGTTTTCCCCGTGAGCCGGGCCTCTTCTTCGAGGAGCTCTATCGTCTTATCCAGGTCCTTTGCGGCCTCATCTTTCCGCTCGAGCTGTTCCAGGGAGAGGGCCCGGGCGATATAACCCGGAGTATAGTCGTGCTTGAGGCCGAGACAGCGGTTAAAGAATTTGATGGCGTTCCCGTGCTTCTCCTGACCGGCCAGGGCAAGGCCCTGGAGAAACCATGCCTTGTGGTACTTTGCATTTATCTCCGCGGCCTTTTCCCCCATGACAAAGGCTTCATCGTGGAATTTCAGGAAATACTGCGTGATCCCCCTGTCGATCCAGGCATCTATGAGGGTATAATCGCAGGCGATGCTGGTATCAAAGGCGTTGAGGCTGTCCTCGAACTTGCCTTTTCTCGCGTACCAGAGGGCCATATTGTACCAGGTAAAGGCATTCTTGCTGTCCAGCGAGAGGGCGATCTTCAAGTCAGCAATGGCGTCTTCGAAACGGCCCACCTTGCAGAGGATGATCCCCTTGTTGATGAAGGCCTCGGGAGTCTTGTAGGAGAGCTCTATGGCGCGCTCAAAGCAGGCGAGGGCTTCCTGGGGACGCCTGAGCCGGTCGAGGAGATATCCC encodes:
- a CDS encoding cyclodeaminase/cyclohydrolase family protein, with translation MLKDKTVSEFLKALSSASPAPGGGSASALGGAMAVGLFEMAVRITYKNVPELIDPFLAKLVPLREQGVSLIDEDTEAFRIVMEAYGLPKDGEEERKARSVKIQAALRRATEVPLRTAENSLALMQGGQELIALCRESCMSDAAVGFFLAEAAFKGALANVELNLSSLKDEAYVGEVRERVRVMRKWHEEQAGVVHLLIAHRLGY
- the rpsT gene encoding 30S ribosomal protein S20; translated protein: MPAAKKSPSEKRIKQSEKRHDKNVAAKSKVKTAFKKTEAAIAQGKNEEAKVLAREAVVTIDKAASKRIVHKNKAARKKSRLVKKLNTSAKP
- a CDS encoding queuosine salvage family protein — encoded protein: MEKILKIAESCAHVTARPEHVFISEKALDGIAERMALDKTAPPPWDRELHFYDGSGKTLMYVLVLDALNFCFFPDPGAPRWKVPWRDRWLDGYWALAAALTCAFLKGIPLWDPLFLSTLSEEALREVLGGTAEIPLFRERLQNLREAGSALITHFDGSFAALVESAGHDALALAGEVARHFPSFNDEALYRGEKVYFFKRAQILVSDLAGTFSGREWGFFHNLERLTAFADYKIPQVLRSLGILSYSAPLASKVDTRIFLPAGSPEEVEIRAATVTAVERLKERLNEKGRPLSACEIDWILWQKGQEGSRLPYHLTRTIYY
- the ftcD gene encoding glutamate formimidoyltransferase, whose protein sequence is MAEAIVECIPNFSEGQRDEVIKGIAEKFSSVAGCKLLDCKPDKDHNRTVYTIIGSAAAVKEAVLNAIGYAAEHIDMECHRGEHPRIGACDVVPFVPIARCTMEECVALSKEVASEIWKRHGIPVYLYEESAAKPERRNLADIRKGEYEVLKREISLEGRKPDVGEARLHPKAGAAVVGARKALIAYNINLSTSNIKIAKEIAKRVRARSGGLAYVKALGVMLKERNIAQVSMNLTDFSKSAVYTVFEMVKSEATRYGVHPVGSEVIGLLPLEALVEVARFYLRIEEFQTAQILETHLMDL
- the hutI gene encoding imidazolonepropionase, giving the protein MKERVDVIVRAGQLVTCSPGGAPRKGAAMRDVAVLAPGALAVRDGIIRAVGTPQQIESSFEVSSEGFIEGALVIPGLVDAHTHPVFAGTRIDEYFLRAQGATYLEIHRQGGGILSTVRATRAASDEALLELLLPRLDMMLMHGTTTAEAKSGYGLSASEELRELRILKEGARRHPLELVSTFLGAHTVPSEFSEDRGGYLDEICSVMLPAVKQQELAAFVDVFCEEGAFSLEETEKIFCAARDLGLGLKIHAEQFSSRGSALMAARMGAVSCDHLLRLSSQDIEALRGLFTVLVFMPGTELFLNIHEYGPAREAIDSGLAVALGTDFNAGSCLSESMPMAMALAVLQMRLAPGEALIASTVNSAHSLGKGHLVGSLEPGKQADMVFIDCGDYREWLYHFGVTMVSHVMKKGSMVFTRGAVARPGV
- a CDS encoding CHAT domain-containing protein; protein product: MKSSVLRLLLLYFIVFLLTGPAFSGPEAEEVFLHGADLAGKGAYYSACDEFMKASALYEAAGDRNGQARALCEAGKVMAFLGESSRALALYKDARARSPQGTMAGLYMAALELDLGSYDEALETLRSCDKEATLCRKFHEGLLYFETARALAGKGDNAGGARYFHRAREAARTRPWPFLEGLSLAFEGTCRGDLLQPERALPLFREAEGYTAGDPSLRALVAWREGAYFQSHGSPEGAVLNYRQAVAAAGEEGGRLPFDEALLFPSPGRDIFESLIMLLMDGGREEEAYYYCLLCKETDFGLFLERSLPGTKRAPVVPSLQEIRFSLAPSGALLEFFTGRKRSYCWYIDSDTLEGRILDPAKGGVAEGAVSLIAAAKSPLFFVPDAGLISFPFTALVDSKGVPYGTKATVTIVPSTAELVYRVPGSPAGMTASLLCALGESPALPPLPASLEELAAVSPFCAPRIVLSAGEMRRDRVIPPLKDSRLAFLATWTLRRNGFPGLTLADGLLLPSDILSLPSSPPLVVLSLYSPPGSTRNEGDMLFFVRSFCRAGSAEVFLAREGASPQARKTFLSALFKALRDGATPDEAVRMWLGRNPENRKDPSTWSPFVLFSVSPKAGARL